The following proteins are encoded in a genomic region of Arachis ipaensis cultivar K30076 chromosome B02, Araip1.1, whole genome shotgun sequence:
- the LOC107626152 gene encoding hydroxyisourate hydrolase yields the protein MENNKEPLSLIIIIIGFMVLLNLVLEVHSAEKFTITRHDFPNDFVFGSGTSAYQWEGAADEDGRTPSVWDTYAHDGYVHGGQNGDVACDGYHKYEEDVKLMVESGLEAYRFSISWSRLIPNGRGPVNPKALEFYNNLINELINNGIQPHVTLHNFDFPQALEDEYGGWISRKIIRDFTNYADVCFREFGDRVSYWITINEPNVFSLGGYDQGNGPPHHCSPPFCNNKSKRGNSTTEPYLALHHILLAHSSAVRLYRTKYKEKQNGFVGISVYSFGFFPNTTTEKDILAAQRARDFFVGWVMEPLLHGDYPTSMKKIAGTRIPTFTDRESKLVKGSYDFIGLIHYTNLNITDNSLVLESNLRDFSADMAVLMHGSDLFANAEYPIEPWGLIEELNHFKLNYGNPPMFIYENGQRTASNASLQDVSRVKYLQGYIGATLHSLRNGSNLKGYIAWSFIDLFELLDGYESSFGLYYVDRNDPELKRYPKLSAKWYSWFLKGRSFAVEAIELEKDPSHISIDHFFD from the exons ATGGAGAACAATAAAGAGCCTTTGagccttattattattattattggttttATGGTTCTTCTAAACTTGGTTTTGGAAGTTCATAGTGCTGAAAAGTTCACAATCACAAGACATGACTTCCCAAATGATTTTGTGTTTGGTTCTGGAACATCTGCTTACCAG TGGGAAGGAGCTGCTGATGAAGATGGAAGAACTCCTAGTGTTTGGGATACTTATGCTCATGATG gGTATGTGCATGGTGGACAAAATGGAGATGTAGCTTGTGATGGATACCACAAATATGAG GAAGATGTGAAGCTCATGGTGGAATCAGGCCTTGAAGCCTATAGATTCTCCATTTCTTGGTCAAGATTGATTCCAA ATGGTAGAGGGCCTGTCAATCCCAAGGCACTAGAGTTCTACAACAATCTCATCAATGAGCTCATCAACAATG GAATCCAACCACATGTGACTCTACACAACTTTGATTTTCCACAGGCTCTCGAAGATGAATATGGAGGATGGATTAGCCGTAAAATCAT AAGAGACTTCACAAACTATGCAGATGTGTGTTTTAGAGAGTTTGGTGATAGGGTCTCTTACTGGATTACTATCAATGAGCCAAATGTGTTTTCCCTGGGTGGTTATGATCAGGGAAACGGTCCGCCACATCATTGTTCTCCTCCATTTTGTAATAACAAAAGCAAACGTGGCAACTCAACAACTGAACCCTACTTGGCACTTCACCATATTTTGTTAGCACATTCTTCAGCTGTAAGATTGTATAGGACAAAGTATAAG GAGAAACAAAATGGATTTGTTGGTATCTCTGTGTACTCATTTGGGTTCTTCCCCAATACAACTACTGAAAAAGACATACTAGCAGCACAAAGAGCCCGTGATTTTTTTGTTGGTTG GGTGATGGAGCCCTTGCTGCATGGAGACTATCCCACTTCCATGAAGAAAATTGCAGGCACAAGAATTCCAACCTTCACAGATCGTGAATCAAAACTAGTTAAGGGTTCATATGACTTCATAGGTTTAATTCACTACACAAATCTTAATATCACAGACAATTCCTTGGTTCTGGAGAGTAATCTGAGAGATTTCAGTGCAGATATGGCTGTGCTTATGC ATGGATCTGATTTGTTTGCAAATGCTGAG TACCCTATTGAACCATGGGGTCTGATTGAAGAACTGAATCATTTCAAGCTCAATTATGGCAACCCCCCAATGTTCATTTATGAAAATG GTCAAAGGACAGCAAGCAATGCATCATTACAAGATGTGTCAAGAGTGAAATACTTGCAGGGATATATTGGTGCCACACTTCATTCCTTGAG AAATGGGTCAAATTTAAAGGGGTATATTGCATGGTCTTTCATTGATTTATTTGAGTTACTGGATGGATATGAATCAAGCTTTGGTCTATACTATGTTGATCGAAACGATCCAGAGTTGAAGAGATACCCAAAACTCTCTGCAAAATGGTATAGTTGGTTCTTGAAAGGTAGAAGCTTTGCAGTTGAAGCTATTGAACTTGAGAAGGATCCATCACACATTTCTATTGACCACTTCTTTGATTAG
- the LOC107627950 gene encoding uncharacterized protein LOC107627950 has product MGNETSPFQLLHPRCPDPNSTPERLCFSHTQSPSSALSPSSWPFPYLRPATASCRRRRSFQQPPSARSPSLHHAAAIDINLPFHRAEIATFLRRAATPPAALSLFSATTVPVRSPFEGTPPLSWSLGVSISHRAAIATFLRRRAATPPPALSLFSAITVPVRSPFEGTPPLSWSLGVSISHRAAIATFLRRAATPPPALSLFSAITVPVRSPFEGLGKVGRETPVHCPEQARCKIYTLLFLTISFEWSSDTLPLSYQQILIILQRVLRLPSSSSKMWWAIRCLPLRNRVLRAYCSKATGVVEDEFNVETSHGKIKLDLAGEGFLPSLTAAHTISDIIRGHYSQPWPSWKKIPDATRKFWWEKFKSKHQFFPPDLYWARKNFERRGVALLKSLLGKARTSRVKPQWIEDDVWDVLCVYWNADTGFLQKSAQGKSNRASLHTAGPITITQHKTNMKKSLKRTPTQLDLFAKTHKHKDETRVDKKSKHIHNAIEEAIQKASEKGSNAPNEMDVWYEIATFKKGRIHGLVIKFTAIGSSAQSSDWLRKLEHEEVMKRMQEWLRMLEHEEIMKKMQEENADLKTRLEKIERRVELLNYKLLKTIKKLDVKIPISQLEGGQI; this is encoded by the exons ATGGGTAATGAAACGTCGCCGTTTCAGCTGCTACATCCTCGATGCCCAGATCCAAATTCCACTCCAGAACGCCTCTGCTTCTCTCACACTCAATCTCCATCCTCTGCACTTAGCCCTAGCTCCTGGCCGTTCCCTTACCTCCGTCCAGCCACCGCCTCGTGCCGCCGCCGTCGTTCCTTCCAACAGCCACCGTCTGCTCGCTCACCTTCCCTCCATCACGCAGCAGCCATCGATATCAACCTTCCATTCCATCGCGCAGAAATCGCAACCTTCCTCCGTCGCGCAGCCACGCCACCGGCGGCACTATCTCTGTTCTCCGCAACCACTGTCCCAGTTCGAAGCCCGTTCGAAGGTACTCCACCACTGTCTTGGTCACTCGGTGTCTCTATCTCCCATCGCGCAGCCATCGCAACCTTCCTCCGTCGTCGCGCAGCCACGCCGCCGCCGGCACTATCTCTGTTCTCCGCAATCACTGTTCCAGTTCGAAGCCCGTTCGAAGGTACTCCACCACTGTCTTGGTCACTCGGTGTCTCTATCTCCCATCGCGCAGCCATCGCAACCTTCCTCCGTCGCGCAGCCACGCCGCCGCCGGCACTATCTCTGTTCTCCGCAATCACTGTTCCAGTTCGAAGCCCGTTCGAAG GTTTGGGTAAAGTGGGGAGAGAGACGCCAGTTCATTGCCCAGAACAAGCTAG GTGCAAGATTTACACCTTATTATTCCTGACTATTTCTTTTGAGTGGAGCAGTGATACACTCCCGCTTTCTTATCAGCAG ATTCTAATAATTTTGCAGAGGGTATTAAGACTTCCGTCGTCTTCTTCAAAGATGTGGTGGGCCATTCGTTGTCTTCCTCTCAG GAATCGAGTGCTGAGAGCTTATTGCTCCAAAGCTACTGGGGTGGTGGAAGATGAGTTCAATGTTGAGACAAGTCACGGGAAGATAAAATTGGACTTGGCAGGAGAAGG ATTTTTACCTTCACTTACCGCGGCTCATACAATTTCGGACATCATTAGAGGGCATTACTCTCAGCCGTGGCCTTCGTGGAAAAAGATTCCAGATGCTACTAGAAAATTTTGGTGGGAAAAGTTCAAA AGCAAACATCAGTTTTTTCCTCCAGATCTTTATTGGGCTCGAAAAAATTTTGAGAGGCGAGGTGTGGCATTACTAAAAAGTTTGTTGGGAAAAGCTCGTACAAGTCGCGTCAAACCTCAGTGGATAGAAGATGATGTGTGGGATGTTCTTTGTGTTTATTGGAATGCTGACACTGGGTTTCTACAAAAGAGCGCGCAAGGCAAGTCAAATCGAGCGTCTCTTCATACTGCTGGCCCAATTACCATTACCCAACACAAAACTAATATG AAAAAATCATTGAAGAGGACTCCAACACAGTTAGACTTGTTTGCGAAGACCCACAAACACAAGGATGAGACACGGGTGGATAAGAAATCAAAACATATTCAT AATGCTATAGAAGAGGCTATACAAAAAGCATCTGAAAAAGGAAGTAATGCACCAAATGAGATGGATGTGTGGTATGAAATAGCCACATTTAAAAAGGGAAGAATTCATGGACTTGTAATAAAATTCACTGCAATTGGCTCCAGTGCTCAGTCATCTGATTGGTTGCGAAAGTTAGAACATGAAGAAGTAATGAAGAGAATGCAAGAGTGGTTGCGAATGTTAGAACATGAAGAAATAATGAAGAAAATGCAAGAAGAGAATGCTGACTTAAAAACTAGGTTGGAAAAGATAGAAAGAAGAGTTGAACTCCTTAACTATAAGCTTCTAAAAACGATAAAAAAGCTTGATGTTAAAATTCCGATTTCTCAACTAGAAGGTGGACAAATATAG